The Paenibacillus mucilaginosus 3016 genome includes the window CTGACCGCTCCGAACTTCGAGGTGATCTTCATGAACACGCTCAAGCTGAGCTTCTACGGTCTTCTCTTGGGGTTCCCCGTGCCTGTCCTGCTGGCACTGATGCTGAATCAGCTGCGCAGGGCGGGAGTGAAGAAGAACATCCAACTGGTCTTATACGCTCCGAATTTTATCTCCGTTGTCGTCATCGTAGGGATGCTGTTTATTTTCTTCTCGCCGGTAGGGCCGATCAATGCCCTCATCACTTCGATTACCGGTGCGCCGGTCAAGTTCATGTCGGACCCGGATTACTTCCGGACCGTCTATATTCTATCGGGGATCTGGCAGGGAGCGGGCTGGGCATCGATCATCTATGTGGCGGCGCTCGCGAATGTGGACCCGGAGCTGCATAACGCGGCTACCCTGGACGGGGCCAATCTGATGCAGCGAATCCGGCATATCGATCTGCCGACGATCAAACCGGTCATGGCCATCGTGTTCATCCTGGGTGCGGGCGGCATCATGGCTATCGGATTCGAGAAGGCTTTCCTCATGCAGACCGCACTCAACCTGCCTGCCTCGGAGATTATCCCTACCTACGTCTATAAAGTAGGTCTGCAGTCGGGGAACTATGCTTATTCATCGGCTGTCGGTCTGTTCAATTCGGCGATCAACGTCATCCTGCTCATCCTCGTGAATTTTATCGTGAAGAAATTGAACGAAGGGGAAGGCTTGTATTAATTCCGCCGAAAGAAAGGAGAAACGCCGTATGAACATCAAGCTGTCCATGTCCGACCGGTTGATCGTGGGGATCAGCAACCTGCTGCTGGGAGCCGCCGTACTGGTCGTGCTTGTGCCTCTGCTCTATGTTGTATTCGCTTCCTTCATGGAACCGACGGCACTGCTGAACAAAGGCATATCGTTTCATGCCGCCGATTGGAGCATCGAGGGCTACAAGCGGATCCTGACCAATGATGCCATGATCCAGGGATTTGTGAACGCCGTGTTTTACTCGGCTGCTTTTGCGGCGGTTACGGTAGCGATCTCCGTCTTTGCGGGTTACCCGCTGTCCGTGGACGGCTTCGCCGGTCATCGCTTCTTTATGACCCTGTTTGTCATCACCATGTTTTTCGGCGGCGGGCTGATTCCCACCTATCTGGTCGTGAAGAACCTCGGGATGCTCGACACCGTGTGGGCCGTCATTATTCCCGGTGCCGTCAGTGTATGGAATATTATTCTCGCCCGGACCTTCTTCAAAGGCATTCCGAAAGAGCTGAATGAAGCGGCCAAGGTGGACGGGGCTTCCGACCTGCTCCTGTTCTTCCGGATTATCCTTCCGCTGTCCAAGCCGATCATGTTCGTGCTCGCCCTGTACGCCTTCGTCGGTCAGTGGAATTCGTACTTTGACGCCATGATCTATCTCGAGAACCCGAAGCTGTATCCGCTGCAGCTCGTGCTGCGGTCCATCCTCATCCAGAATCAAGTGGCTCCCGGCATGATCGGGGATCAGCTGGCGATGGCAGAGATGAAACGGTTGTCCGAAATCATTAAATATGCGGCGATTGTCATCTCCAGCCTTCCGCTGCTGATCATGTATCCGTTCTTTCAGAAGTACTTCGAGAAGGGGGTTATGGTCGGTTCCTTAAAGTAGGATGGGCATCACACGTATGGACAGAAAGCAGGCACGAAGATTCAGGGGATTCAGGTTCGACTATAGGGAGGGGTACATATGAAACACTTCACCAAGGCAGCGATGATTACAGCGGCATCGATGCTGGCCGTAACAGGCTGCAGCGACAAGGACTCCGGGACCTCGGATGCGGCAGGCACGGGAAGCGATTCCGCTGTGACGCTGAAATTCATGACACAGAGCTCTCCGCTGGCTCCGGCGGATCCCAATCAGAAGCTGATCTTCCAGCGGATGGAGCAGAAGACGGGGATTCACATTGAGTGGAAGAACTATACCAGCGAGACGTTCGCGGAGAAGAGAAACCTCGCGCTGGCCACCGGCGACCTGCCGGACGCCATCTTCGATGCGGGCCTGGGGGACTATGACCTGCTGCGTCTGGCCAAGGACGGGACGATCATCCCGCTGGACGACCTGATCGAGAAGATGCCGAACTTCAAGAAGGTCCTCGAGCAGGCGCCCCAGTACAAATCGTTGATTACCGCGCCGGACGGCCATATCTATTCCCTGCCGTGGATCGAGGAGCTTGGGGCCGGCAAGGAGAGCATTCACTCCGTCGATGACTTTCCGTGGATCAATGTAGAGTGGCTGAAGAAGCTGGGACTCCAGATGCCGACGACTACAGAGGAACTGAAGCAGGTGCTGATCGCCTTCAAGACGAAAGACCCGAACGGCAACGGCAAAGCCGATGAAATTCCGCTCTCTTTCATCAATAAAACCGGCGGCGAAGACCTCGCTTTCTTATTCGGCTCCTTCGGTCTTGGGGAGAACTGGGACCATACGGTGGTCACCGATGACGGCAGGGTTCGGTTCACCTCA containing:
- a CDS encoding ABC transporter permease codes for the protein MQGSSRIRKSKLDYIRRNPFLYLLLAPAVILTIIFKYVPMYGAIIAFKDFNPSKGIWGSEWVGLKHFVKFLTAPNFEVIFMNTLKLSFYGLLLGFPVPVLLALMLNQLRRAGVKKNIQLVLYAPNFISVVVIVGMLFIFFSPVGPINALITSITGAPVKFMSDPDYFRTVYILSGIWQGAGWASIIYVAALANVDPELHNAATLDGANLMQRIRHIDLPTIKPVMAIVFILGAGGIMAIGFEKAFLMQTALNLPASEIIPTYVYKVGLQSGNYAYSSAVGLFNSAINVILLILVNFIVKKLNEGEGLY
- a CDS encoding carbohydrate ABC transporter permease, which codes for MNIKLSMSDRLIVGISNLLLGAAVLVVLVPLLYVVFASFMEPTALLNKGISFHAADWSIEGYKRILTNDAMIQGFVNAVFYSAAFAAVTVAISVFAGYPLSVDGFAGHRFFMTLFVITMFFGGGLIPTYLVVKNLGMLDTVWAVIIPGAVSVWNIILARTFFKGIPKELNEAAKVDGASDLLLFFRIILPLSKPIMFVLALYAFVGQWNSYFDAMIYLENPKLYPLQLVLRSILIQNQVAPGMIGDQLAMAEMKRLSEIIKYAAIVISSLPLLIMYPFFQKYFEKGVMVGSLK